A stretch of the Zeugodacus cucurbitae isolate PBARC_wt_2022May chromosome 6, idZeuCucr1.2, whole genome shotgun sequence genome encodes the following:
- the LOC105210335 gene encoding histone acetyltransferase KAT6A isoform X1, with translation MTEEKSAVRYKMRESAHDISLDTWKQWILEAISKIRSQKQRPSVQRICQAIGSHHKFHEDIVAEKLEEAVESGAVIKVYNKGLHSYKAPMAKRRIKVEKNSNLCKIVAKAVHDLGECEGSTIKTIENYIQKFNNIDLGPDVDFRAIIKSSIRKAVDAGFLVQEGKLYKKGRSLTTPRKSSSTLEVTVTTGDDNCSYCSGDAQKNRNGIPEPLSSCKKCGMSLHTTCANIAAKCKSQSYVLLYMLVTKGSLWYCKNCAECSNCTCTDRGPCLLECSACKKMYHLTCLDTIPDKKPKHPYRCKNCILQNFDVVKKEVTKKGLETVKSRNPSPGETCKSTRSGKPVTTSTSEYAGTRNKEWIGGKQKDKRSVAASAGISCKRQIIDEIDNNPTTSKLSKYEGSKEMYKDISLSQAIKSSQNLQKSIAHNSHLKMFRQRRQFAGFLNKMDATTTSDTKRTKKKTPSDLSSSSSSSDSDEDDNMDFDDDNQDDSTSSGSCSSSSSGSDSSESSSDSSEFDNEEEDNYEENDDDDCDSDKSESKSNIFISQIPVKKEINVPAKNYTSQNTKSKDEHWGFAAVAKNRVDIFSQSRNIESADGFALKKCGNLITGFNKNLVNDELSTSSSKQMNYKSLQGLGNEVNQQLEKRTTKTTAKKDDLPETSIVSAAATDAAVNRGAKKPLERVQKKKVATLKSAPLDTKRTVYKSDDDDVPYLNENTVIKYQMMDNTHYARSAKPFTNEESSSNEKVEYEEVYPENPFENQPLPNGVEQSDITIYKKIRENAAKKITELKSINSQTNANIGPTQERCPSAIEIGKWHIETWYSSPFPQEYARLPKLYLCEFCLKYTKSRSVLDRHQNKCLWKQPPGTEIYRHNDVSVFEVDGNINKIYCQNLCLLAKLFLDHKTLYYDVEPFLFYILTKNDKKGCHLVGYFSKEKHCAQKFNVSCILTMPQFQRQGFGRFLIEFSYLLSREEGQVGTPEKPLSDLGRLSYFSYWKSIILEYIYNHRNDGRITFKDIANKTGLTVSDIALAFELLNFIKLRKNEDDIRYQINIKVDWEKVISHYKKLQNSKRIPLETDCLRWSPLLSKSLTGDGTKSSEESFLDSSARSEQSAIERIRSRKSNSLIANNSNFIKKETNTPDGGLQSSRSRLSNFSNDKMASATVELNFQKRKPAHVKNTNTDLKNSMHEVVDESNEPKRLETHAQKRVHETTKADANSDTTKVGTSVVVEVPRRNPRKRQISREDDANIAPTVEEPEVNHKPEKRRRIQNSPVQPVVVVEKTKGEALDAMGFEDDKPTSRAQRLANRKQSTPIVSTNKRKHFERQNEMKLNIKQEETNSVDKIPIETEPEPEPEPEVEPVVETVPAPAAAGMVEPEAAKECMEVEEVVEEKSIRNCSNDKPITTVPKLRGKKSIEKKSNDLYNENNANNGTKDSGASSEVNNVEPTQESKQETKNNAEPAADTADETVIKDAAADMATNAIDEHIEEQQPQQKQMQAVPEPEVQQTQQPIQQTPALNVAKTEASSLTAGNDEKVLEAVAKKTKKTFAELMVENTESTAVATAESNVNLVENKKPHEHENAPKEEVNVKGVSDKNEIAETPVAVSVTVNDDKPKIADEVVKDVVTPTENNVQHVEQKAETDVKENATAVAATKYEPLATEAPPPPPATPTPAPTPTTVVKEPLCKIECIENEASPKMVAQISPKQTIKEDCANSPCLTSEINSRDDEHKETYESKSDTTQLEAAAAVTPSTAATTVVTMATAVAATPPVAPTTMPPTLTTTTPAPITAPPPVLAATLAPTTIPPTTTAPVVPAPQLQIAKPAISEAPIICKTDQLVETKPNMHIKTASPPTKNYADNVAECKLNEKKIRNGMESTVVDRKEKMYTQSTNMHESNELNKLKIQKMNEAAAAAAAAAAAATLEMQRAQLQASVKKSANQAVIATNANAINTSRIDASSSTSFMKTVKDKQKSIITHTDIKIKEEDKQQVQVITNKASDSALLSLHGKNPYNTAAVAAAEHQKMQNSMDLNKIATPFAINQIPNYASTPQYWQWDYYGYNLSTLDAAGHKNQNKFKDLATSMAYSHNFTQNFYQSAIQHHAHQHMQQQQQQQQQQQQQQQQQQQQQQQQQQQQQQQQQQQQHTKDKMKSDRKMSACKKEDASKSSTNSSNSQNFSGSREDPHNCGFSNAQAAAYAQKCNNIQTKSHKMSADQTQHIKSLNLLPNASSRFYNPIPIPSNALAQQALCGQKVRGEHGNLNAAEENKVKLSAHQAANQQQQQQQHQQQQSDTQDITTPMAYSSGSSNHSASNLHHYGCSMTVPMNMDSPSSIGSDIQQNTPDPIPSTTPHIQQQQQQQQQQQQQQSQYSDCSMQSHSGNTPMHMAIQTSHIQQQQQANLNLNMPSSGAQGLNSLTAAQQQQQQHSQQSRKVNQQADLVASSANQRASTPKAIRGTNTAGSNQQQQHRQPKSTPPTNAAVNVAQQQQQQQQSVNNNQTLLQSQQEHLHNMQQQYSQLSGQHHHQQNMHIDYITSIPPNIQNYSSNATNSYDIVSMPTVIPQRMTISNATHSLSSPHQRSLDQSSPSACAVNNFYMQNNLTANEASSSRVPVPASSAATNSNGSGGGVGVIHISPDPSASSSSGNGDSQLAQDNVSESSSSNAGTTPTQQVGNLCSLSKLQQLTNGLDIQQPCSNTSPAGQVNLTPPPHHPVSHNSMTPPPHLLVTQNRSLGTPPNMLQPQINPLQYHKYYSSNMNIAPIATSQNVNRNARNTASAPVQHIAVSSVTTSSTTSRTTNVHISPNLMPPYGAINGYRMTTPQAAATPTYAAGGDYSNSQIPMQMGVMNMQSQYPDACAIQRAQQNSMYSTYPPPYLSLNGAMRR, from the exons ATGACAGAAGAAAAATCAGCCGTCCG ATACAAAATGAGGGAATCCGCTCATGACATAAGTCTTGATACTTGGAAGCAATGGATTTTGGAAGCGATTTCAAAAATACGTTCCCAAAAACAAAGACCCAGCGTTCAACGCATTTGCCAAGCTATTGGAAGTCATCacaaatttcatgaagatatcgTAGCAGAGAAATTGGAGGAAGCGGTTGAGTCCGGTGCCGTTATTAAAGTATATAATAAAGGACTACATTCCTATAAAGCGCCTATGGCAAAAAGGCGTATTAAAGTAGAGAAAAACAGTAACTTGTGTAAAATAGTTGCAAAAGCTGTACATGATTTGGGTGAATGCGAGGGATCGACcataaaaacaattgaaaattatatacaaaagttTAACAACATAGATCTTGGACCCGATGTTGATTTTCGTGCGATTATAAAAAGTTCTATTAGAAAAGCAGTGGATGCTGGATTTCTGGTACAAGAAGGAAAGTTATACAAAAAGGGACGTTCACTAACTACACCACGAAAATCTTCCTCAACATTGGAGGTGACCGTAACTACT GGTGACGACAATTGTTCCTACTGTTCCGGTGATGCACAGAAAAATCGTAATGGCATACCTGAGCCATTGAGCTCGTGCAAAAAGTGTGGCATGTCATTACACACGACATGCGCAAATATAGCGGCTAAGTGTAAATCACAATCATATGTGCTACTCTATATGCTGGTAACGAAAGGTTCCCTATGGTATTGTAAAAATTGTGCGGAATGTAGCAATTGCACATGCACTGATCGCGGCCCGTGTTTACTGGAGTGTTCGGCCTGCAAGAAAATGTATCATTTAACATGTTTAGATACTATACCGGATAAGAAGCCCAAGCATCCTTATAG atgTAAAAATTGTATACTGCAAAATTTCGATGTTGTTAAGAAAGAAGTAACGAAGAAAGGCTTGGAAACAGTAAAAAGTCG AAATCCATCACCAGGTGAAACGTGTAAATCAACAAGAAGTGGTAAGCCAGTAACGACATCAACTTCTGAGTACGCGGGTACGCGAAATAAAGAATGGATTGGTGGTAAGCAAAAGGATAAGCGCAGCGTGGCTGCATCGGCAGGAATTTCATGTAAACGACAAATTATAGATGAAATAGACAATAATCCAACAACATCAAAACTTTCGAAATACGAAGGTTCCAAAGAAATGTACAAAGACATTTCCTTAAGTCAAGCGATAAAATCTTCACAGAATTTACAAAAGAGCATTGCGCATAATTCGCACTTGAAAATGTTTAGACAACGTCGACAATTTGCGGGTTTCCTTAATAAAATGGATGCCACGACGACAAGCGATACGAAAcgtacaaaaaagaaaacaccaTCCGATTTATCATCATCGAGTTCTTCTAGCGATAGCGATGAAGATGATAACATGGACTTCGATGATGACAATCAAGATGATAGTACTTCGTCGGGTTCATGCTCATCGAGCAGCTCGGGTTCGGATTCGAGTGAGAGTAGCAGTGATAGTTCCGAATTTGACAATGAAGAGGAGGATAACTATGAAGAAAACGATGACGATGATTGTGACTCGGATAAAAGTGAGTCGAAATCAAATATATTCATTTCACAAATTCCAGTAAAGAAAGAAATTAATGTACCAGCAAAAAATTACACGTCACAAAATACCAAATCAAAAGATGAACATTGGGGCTTTGCGGCTGTTGCCAAAAATCGTGTTGATATATTTTCACAATCGCGCAATATAGAATCCGCCGATGGTTTTGCGCTAAAAAAGTGTGGCAATCTTATAACTGGTTTCAATAAGAATCTAGTAAACGATGAGCTAAGCACGAGCAGTAGCAAACAAATGAACTACAAGTCATTGCAAGGACTTGGCAATGAAGTTAACCAGCAGTTGGAAAaacgtacaacaaaaacaacagcaaagaaGGATGATTTGCCAGAGACGAGCATAGTGTCGGCGGCGGCGACGGATGCTGCTGTCAATAGAGGTGCAAAAAAGCCGTTGGAGAGAGTTCAAAAAAAGAAAGTAGCCACACTCAAGTCTGCACCTTTGGATACGAAACGTACCGTCTATAAGAGCGATGACGATGATGTGCCCTATTTGAATGAAAACACCgttatcaaatatcaaatgatGGACAATACACATTACGCTAGAAGTGCAAAACCCTTTACAAATGAAGAAAGTTCCTCCAATGAGAAGGTCGAATATGAAGAGGTGTATCCAGAGAATCCATTTG AAAATCAACCACTACCGAATGGCGTAGAACAGAGCGATATCacaatttataagaaaatacgTGAGAATGCTGCTAAGAAAATAACGGAATTGAAAAGCATAAATTCGCAAACCAATGCCAATATTGGTCCAACACAAGAACGTTGCCCATCGGCCATTGAAATCGGCAAGTGGCATATTGAAACCTGGTATTCGAGTCCATTTCCACAAGAATATGCCAG ACTACCCAAATTGTATTTGTGTGAATTTTGCTTGAAATACACCAAAAGCAGATCCGTTTTGGATCGCCATCAAAATAAATGCCTTTGGAAGCAACCACCAGGCACCGAAATATATCGCCATAATGACGTATCGGTATTTGAGGTCGATGGCAATATCAATAAGATCTATTGTCAAAATCTATGTTTGCTGGCCAAACTATTTCTGGATCATAAAACACTCTACTATGACGTTGagccgtttttgttttatatattaacgAAAAACGATAAGAAAGGTTGTCATCTGGTTGGCTATTTCTCCAAGGAGAAACATTGCGCACAAAAGTTCAATGTCTCGTGCATATTGACAATGCCACAATTTCAGCGGCAGGGTTTCGGTAGATTTCTCATTGAATTCAGTTACTTGCTGAGTCGCGAGGAGGGTCAAGTTGGTACACCCGAAAAACCGCTCTCCGATTTAGGTAGACTCTCGTATTTCTCGTACTGGAAATCAATCATTTTGGAATATATTTACAATCACAGAAATGATGGACGCATCACGTTCAAAGACATTGCCAATAAAACGGGACTAACCGTTTCGGATATAGCATTGGCATTTGAATTgttgaatttcattaaattgcGCAAGAATGAAGACGACATACGTTACCAAATCAATATCAAAGTTGATTGGGAAAAGGTGATATCACACTACAAGAAACTGCAGAATTCCAAGCGTATACCGCTAGAAACGGATTGCTTGCGCTGGAGTCCGCTGTTGTCCAAATCATTGACTGGTGATGGCACCAAGTCATCTGAAGAAAGTTTCTTGGATAGCTCCGCGCGATCTGAACAGTCGGCCATCGAACGTATACGTTCACGAAAATCTAATTCGTTGATTGCgaacaattcaaattttataaaaaaggaaaCGAATACGCCGGATGGCGGCCTGCAAAGTAGCAGAAGTAGATTGTCCAATTTCAGCAATGATAAAATGGCCAGCGCAACCGTCGaactaaattttcaaaagcgTAAACCCGCGCATGTAAAAAACACTAATACCGATTTAAAAAACTCCATGCATGAGGTTGTAGACGAAAGCAACGAGCCGAAGCGTCTAGAGACGCACGCGCAAAAAAGGGTGCACGAAACCACGAAAGCTGATGCCAACAGTGATACCACGAAAGTAGGCACAAGTGTGGTTGTAGAAGTCCCTAGACGCAATCCACGCAAGCGTCAAATCAGTAGAGAAGATGATGCCAACATAGCGCCCACAGTTGAAGAGCCAGAAGTCAACCATAAGCCTGAAAAGAGACGTAGAATACAAAATTCACCTGTGcaaccagttgttgttgttgaaaagaCAAAAGGTGAAGCGTTGGATGCTATGGGTTTTGAAGATGACAAGCCTACGAGCCGTGCACAAAGATTGGCGAATCGCAAGCAAAGCACACCTATTGTGTCCACCAATAAGAGGAAACATTTTGAACgacaaaatgaaatgaagttgaatattaaacaaGAGGAGACAAATTCTGTAGATAAAATACCAATTGAGACCGAACCTGAACCCGAACCTGAGCCTGAGGTTGAACCTGTAGTCGAAACGGTACCAGCACCTGCAGCTGCAGGCATGGTAGAACCAGAAGCGGCGAAAGAATGCATGGAAGTAGAAGAGGTGGTTGAAGAAAAATCAATAAGAAATTGTAGCAATGATAAACCCATAACAACCGTGCCCAAATTGCGTGGCAAGAAGAGCATTGAGAAAAAATCCAATGATTTGTATAACGAAAATAACGCCAACAACGGTACAAAAGACAGCGGCGCAAGCAGCGAAGTCAATAACGTTGAGCCAACACAGGAGAGCAAGCAGGAGACAAAAAACAATGCAGAACCTGCAGCTGACACTGCTGATGAAACGGTAATAAAAGACGCCGCAGCAGACATGGCCACAAATGCAATTGATGAGCATATAGAAGAACAACAaccgcaacaaaaacaaatgcaagcaGTACCAGAACCAGaagtacaacaaacacaacagccCATACAGCAAACGCCGGCATTGAACGTAGCTAAAACAGAAGCATCCTCACTAACAGCAGGGAACGATGAAAAAGTTTTAGAAGCCGTGGCGAAGAAGACGAAAAAGACCTTTGCCGAATTAATGGTGGAGAATACCGAGAGCACTGCTGTTGCCACAGCAGAGTCAAATGTGAATTTGGTTGAAAATAAAAAGCCGCACGAGCATGAAAATGCGCCAAAGGAAGAAGTAAACGTTAAAGGCGTAAGTGACAAAAACGAAATCGCCGAAACACCGGTTGCAGTCAGTGTCACTGTGAATGATGATAAACCGAAAATTGCAGACGAAGTGGTTAAAGATGTTGTAACGCCTACAGAAAACAACGTGCAACATGTTGAGCAAAAGGCCGAAACCGATGTCAAAGAGAATGCAACTGCGGTTGCTGCCACCAAGTACGAGCCATTGGCAACAgaagcaccaccaccaccaccagcaacaccaacaccagcaCCAACACCGACAACAGTTGTTAAGGAACCATTATGTAAAATAGAATGTATTGAAAATGAAGCATCGCCCAAAATGGTGGCAcaaatttcaccaaaacaaacaataaaagaagATTGTGCGAATTCACCGTGCCTTACGTCGGAGATAAACAGCAGGGATGACGAACACAAAGAAACTTACGAAAGCAAAAGCGATACTACACAATTGGAGGCTGCAGCAGCAGTAACACCATCAACGGCTGCTACAACAGTTGTCACAATGGCCACTGCAGTGGCGGCAACGCCACCAGTCGCACCAACCACTATGCCACCAACTTTAACAACAACCACCCCCGCACCTATAACTGCACCCCCACCGGTATTAGCAGCGACACTGGCACCAACAACAATTCCGCCAACCACAACTGCACCGGTTGTACCTGCACCGCAACTGCAAATAGCCAAGCCCGCAATAAGTGAGGCACCAATTATCTGCAAAACAGATCAGCTTGTGGAAACTAAACCCAACATGCATATTAAAACCGCATCGCCACCCACAAAAAACTATGCCGACAATGTTGCCGAGTGTAAATTGAATGAGAAGAAAATCAGAAATGGCATGGAGAGCACAGTTGTCGACAGAAAGGAGAAAATGTACACACAGTCCACCAATATGCATGAAAGCAATGAacttaataaattgaaaatacaaaaaatgaatgaagccgccgccgccgctgcggcagcagcagctgcagccACATTGGAAATGCAGCGTGCGCAGTTGCAAGCGTCTGTAAAGAAGAGCGCCAATCAAGCTGTCATTGCAACAAATGCTAACGCCATAAATACGAGCCGCATCGATGCGAGCAGCAGCACATCGTTTATGAAGACCGTTAAGGATAAACAAAAATCCATTATCACACACACCGACATTAAGATAAAAGAAGAGGACAAGCAGCAAGTACAAGTCATCACAAATAAAGCCAGCGATAGCGCCTTGCTATCCTTGCATGGCAAGAATCCCTATAACACCGCCGCCGTTGCTGCGGCCGAGCatcagaaaatgcaaaattccaTGGATTTGAATAAGATTGCCACGCCGTTTGCCATAAATCAAATACCGAATTACGCGAGTACACCGCAGTATTGGCAATGGGACTACTATGGTTACAATTTGTCAACATTGGATGCGGCAGGCCATaagaatcaaaataaattcaaagatTTGGCCACAAGCATGGCTTATTCGCATAATTTTACGCAGAATTTCTATCAATCGGCCATACAGCATCATGCGCATCAGCatatgcaacagcagcagcaacagcaacaacagcaacagcagcaacaacaacaacagcagcagcaacagcaacaacagcagcagcaacaacaacagcagcagcagcaacagcaacatacAAAAGATAAGATGAAAAGTGACAGAAAGATGAGCGCTTGCAAGAAGGAGGATGCGTCTAAGAGTAGTACAAATTCGTCGAATAGTCAAAACTTTAGCGGTAGTCGTGAGGATCCACACAATTGTGGTTTCTCCAATGCACAAGCGGCCGCTTATGCGCAGAAATGCAATAATATACAAACGAAATCACATAAAATGTCCGCGGACCAAACGCAACACATCAAATCGTTGAATCTTTTGCCTAACGCCAGTTCCAGATTTTACAATCCAATACCGATACCCTCGAATGCGCTCGCTCAGCAGGCGCTATGTGGTCAGAAAGTGCGTGGCGAACACGGCAATTTGAATGCCGCTGAGGAGAATAAGGTTAAGCTGAGCGCCCACCAAGCGGccaatcagcaacaacaacaacaacagcatcagcagcaacaaagcGACACACAAGACATCACAACGCCGATGGCATATAGTTCGGGTTCGTCAAATCATTCGGCGAGTAATTTGCATCATTATGGTTGCAGCATGACGGTGCCGATGAATATGGATTCGCCATCGAGTATTGGTAGTGATATACAGCAGAATACACCAGATCCAATACCATCGACTACGCCGCacatacaacagcaacagcagcagcagcagcaacaacaacagcaacaatcacAATATTCCGATTGTTCCATGCAAAGCCATTCGGGTAATACACCCATGCACATGGCCATACAAACTTCACACattcaacagcagcaacaggctAATCTCAACTTAAATATGCCGTCGAGCGGTGCGCAGGGCTTAAATTCGCTTACAGctgcacagcaacagcaacaacagcatagTCAGCAAAGTCGCAAAGTCAATCAGCAG GCTGATTTGGTGGCCAGCAGTGCTAATCAGCGCGCGTCCACACCAAAGGCTATACGTGGCACAAATACGGCTGGCAgtaatcaacagcaacaacatcggCAGCCGAAGAGCACGCCACCCACGAATGCGGCAGTTAATGtcgcccaacaacaacaacagcaacaacagagcGTTAATAATAATCAAACTCTCTTACAATCACAACAAGAACATTTAcacaatatgcaacaacaatattcaCAATTGAGCGGCCAACATCACCATCAACAGAATATGCATATTGATTATATAACATCCATACCACCAAACATACAAAACTACTCTTCGAATGCCACCAACTCGTATGATATTGTTTCAATGCCTACTGTTATACCACAACGCATGACCATCAGTAATGCTACACATTCGTTATCTAGTCCACATCAACGCTCGTTGGATCAGTCCTCACCATCAGCTTGTGCTGTGAATAATTTCTATATGCAAAACAATTTAACAGCGAACGAGGCGAGCTCATCGCGTGTACCCGTACCGGCCTCATCGGCTGCGACAAATTCGAATGGTAGTGGTGGTGGCGTCGGTGTCATTCATATCAGTCCAGATCCGTCGGCGAGCTCGTCCAGCGGCAATGGTGACTCACAATTGGCTCAAGACAATGTCTCCGAATCGTCATCGTCGAATGCGGGCACCACACCAACACAACAAGTTGGTAATTTGTGTAGCCTCTCGAAATTACAACAATTGACAAATGGTTTGGACATACAACAACCATGCAGCAACACTTCACCGGCTGGTCAGGTGAATTTGACACCACCGCCGCATCATCCGGTGTCACACAACTCGATGACACCGCCGCCACATCTCTTGGTTACGCAAAATCGCAGTTTAGGCACACCGCCCAACATGCTGCAACCGCAAATCAATCCGCTACAGTATCATAAATACTATTCGAGCAACATGAATATCGCACCGATTGCCACATCACAGAATGTGAATCGGAATGCGCGTAATACGGCATCGGCGCCGGTGCAACATATAGCCGTATCGTCGGTGACCACATCGTCGACCACCAGTCGCACCACCAATGTACACATTAGTCCGAATTTGATGCCACCGTATGGTGCAATAAATGGCTATCGCATGACGACACCACAAGCGGCGGCCACACCGACCTATGCTGCTGGCGGCGATTATTCCAATTCGCAGATTCCAATGCAAATGGGGGTAATGAATATGCAATCGCAGTATCCCGATGCGTGTGCCATACAGCGTGCACAACAGAATTCGATGTATTCAACTTATCCACCCCCATATTTATCGTTGAACGGGGCTATGAGAAGATAA